A window from Cydia pomonella isolate Wapato2018A chromosome 8, ilCydPomo1, whole genome shotgun sequence encodes these proteins:
- the LOC133520571 gene encoding uncharacterized protein LOC133520571: MFFVFYFLVFAYFTHSEINCFAQRSIRTTNYVGELEEISNSRDAAQLKRTNHKTSNLNNDLKSNIFDKILSDEMLLSVVEHKHDQKESSKNPLPLSSKHHLITPTLEIKQKWPIFKHINNVRDVDIRDQNKLVNIKINNNDEYLDPLSKSEIASELKLEANKLAEHDETNHNKILSLKPEINKSSKNIPFNSKVIGMRSLSDPGVKEKCKCKKTNPSSPCKCSGTSHNKKRCTHSTPNVRAHECSRYGAVTNHSCSQSQPFQDFVTSNPYSFYPVYVPYTYFASEAPMIPYTVSYPQPIFSDLKIPRKHKHKCRKLTTRLDDDLYYEDNDSRERRPYDDNEYYHDSKKESTKGIVYDVNQDALIKEIVKDLKIHNNKDFVKECYCDSSVSTCRSNTFVLVLIFSLFKLLSTMSL, encoded by the exons atgttttttgtattctATTTTTTAGTGTTTGCATATTTTACTCATTCGGAGATAAACTGTTTCGCCCAAAGATCCATAAGGACTACGAATTATGTAGGAGAACTCGAAGAAATTTCCAACTCAAGAG ATGCTGCTCAACTTAAACGAACGAACCATAAAACAAGCAAtcttaataatgatttaaagtccaatatttttgacaaaatactTAGCGATGAAATGCTGCTATCTGTGGTGGAACACAAACATGACCAAaaagaaagttctaaaaatccTTTACCCCTTTCAAGTAAGCATCATTTGATTACTCCAACTCTGGAAATAAAACAGAAATGGCCAATTTTCAAGCACATAAATAACGTAAGGGATGTTGACATAAGAGATCAGAACAAGCTCgttaatatcaaaataaacaacAACGATGAATATTTAGACCCTTTATCGAAATCTGAGATAGCATCGGAGTTAAAATTGGAAGCAAATAAACTTGCAGAACATGACGAAACAAATCATAATAAGATACTGTCGTTAAAACCAGAAATTAATAAATCTTCAAAAAACATACCATTTAACAGTAAAGTCATCGGGATGAGAAGTTTATCTGACCCTGGAGTCAAAGAAAAGTGTAAGTGTAAAAAAACGAATCCATCAAGTCCATGTAAATGTTCGGGTACTagtcataataaaaaaagatgtaCTCACTCTACTCCGAACGTTAGAGCTCACGAGTGCTCGCGCTATGGCGCTGTAACTAACCATTCTTGCAGTCAGAGTCAGCCATTCCAAGATTTTGTAACTTCTAATCCATACAGTTTCTACCCAGTTTACGTACCCTATACATATTTTGCTAGTGAAGCTCCGATGATTCCCTACACAGTTAGCTATCCTCAACCAATATTCAGCGATTTGAAAATTCCTCGGAAACATAAACACAAGTGCCGTAAGCTCACAACGCGTTTAGACGACGATTTATATTATGAAGACAACGATAGTCGCGAAAGAAGACCTTACGATGATAACGAATATTATCATGACAGTAAGAAGGAATCTACAAAAGGGATTGTTTATGATGTTAATCAAGATGCACTTATTAAGGAAATTGTAAAAGATTTGAAAATTCACAACAATAAGGATTTCGTCAAGGAGTGTTATTGTGATTCGTCTGTAAGCACATGTAGATCTAACACTTTTGTACTCGTACTCATATTCTcactttttaaattgttatcGACAATGTCGTTGTGA
- the LOC133520569 gene encoding venom allergen 5-like isoform X3 codes for MINVKLLVLFICVSNIGGCCCDYCRICPSHTLCMYKRPGPGPNCRSYDKTALITKEDVETIVNKINQRRNFVALGLAKNLPSAANMNEMRWSEELALSAQRWADQCDPAVRPDRKDLCRDLVDTKVGQSIATVMGLSPGLSVKSFVEMWYMQALDYNGSVTYYNQTEGRKTDDFTQLIWAETTLVGCGKARFNTTKAR; via the exons atgataaatGTAAAATTGCTCGTGTTGTTTATTTGTGTCAGTAACATTGGTGGGTGCTGCTGTGATTACTGCAGGATATGTCCGAGCCACACGCTCTGCATGTATAAG agACCGGGGCCGGGCCCTAACTGCAGATCGTACGACAAGACTGCTTTAATAACAAAGGAGGATGTCGAGACGATCGTCAACAAAATTAACCAAAGGAGGAACTTTGTCGCTCTCGGTCTGGCCAAGAACTTACCTAGTGCCGCTAACATGAATGAAATG CGTTGGTCTGAAGAACTGGCTTTATCTGCCCAACGATGGGCAGACCAGTGCGACCCCGCCGTCCGACCCGATAGGAAGGACCTATGTCGCGATTTGG TGGACACAAAAGTCGGACAGAGCATTGCTACTGTTATGGGTCTGTCGCCTGGATTGAGCGTTAAAAGTTTCGTGGAAATGTGGTACATGCAAGCTCTAGACTACAACGGAAGTGTCACTTATTACAACCA AACAGAGGGCCGTAAAACTGATGATTTCACACAATTAATCTGGGCAGAAACAACGCTAGTCGGCTGCGGTAAAGCAAGATTTAAC ACGACAAAGGCACGATGA